AAGCTACAGAAGTTGGCAAGATCTTTACGCTGGCGAATGGTTGGGAGCTAGAGATTCCCCAATTAGAAGAACCTCTCAAGTTGCCCCAAACTATTGAAGCAAGACGCTTAGCTTAAAGCGAGGAGAGAATAAAAAGCGATGGTTGTATCCTGGTTGTCTGTTTCAGAAAACATCCAACACCTCTTAGAGCAAGCCGTCTCGCAATGGGAAACAACATCCCCATCTCAGCCTCTGATTGAGCAAGCCTTTATTGAGCAAGCATTAATTGAGTCTGAGCATGATCTAGAGGTTTTGGTTGCAGCCTATCGCTATTACTTCTATAGAAACAACAATCCCATGGCATTGGTCGTGGCATCCAAAACAGTTGAGTTGATTCAAACTCAAGAATGCCTCCCGCAAGATTGGATGCAGTTAAAGCCGATTCTCCTCGATCGCATTGAAGATCCTGTGATTCGGCTGTATCTCAACGCCTACTCTGCATCAGGATTACTGCTTGCAAAACTGGGAGAGATTGAACGAGCCAAAGCGATCGCCACACAAATTCAAGCGATTGATTTGAGAAATGAGTTCGGAGCAACGCTAATTCTAGACATTCTAACTCCATCGGTAGAAGACGATGACGAGGCAAACTAACACGATTAATCAGGACTGGTTGGTTACGAGTGATGGGCAATGTCAACCGCGTCCATCTAGCCGAGAGTGGGATCTGATCCGCGATCGCTACTACCTTCACCAGTTCTTGAGCGAGATTGTGGATATGCTCAATAGCGTCTCTGACCCTGCCGATGAGTGGGACTATTTGCCGCAAATTCGGATGCGCGTCAGACAGTTGATTACCAACTCCTACTGGGTGCGATCGCAATTTGCCGATCCCGACCCCAAAACGGGTGTTGCCATCCTTACGCTCTATGATGAAATTGGCTATCCGCTCACCGTTCAAACAGTCATCACCAATCCCGGTGTTTGCTCACCCATTCATAATCACGGTACATGGGGAGTAATTGCCGTTTTGCAAGGTCGAGAGGAGCACACCTTTTGGCGATGCACAGGCGACCTGGACTCCCCCGATCGCATTGAACTGGTCGGCTTAAAAACACTCTGTCCTACAGAAATCATCAGTTTTGTTCCCGATGCAATTCATCGCGTCAAAGCCATTGGCAATGAACCCGTCGTTGCCTTTCATCTCTATGGTGATACCCAACCGCGATCGCGCTTCGAGTTCAACCCCGCAACCCATACCGCCAAACCCTTTTAGCCACACCCTACTCCCTACTCCCCATTCGCTCATGACCACCGTCATCTTCTACGAAAAGCCTGGTTGCGTGAACAACACCAAACAAAAAACACTCCTTCTATTAGCGGGTCACACCTTAGAAATTCACAACTTGCTGATCGAACCCTGGACATGCGATCGCCTGCGTTGTTTCTTTGGCGAACGTCCCGTGGCGGAGTGGTTTAACCGCACCGCTCCGCAAATCAAATCGGGGGAAATTGTGCCTGAACAGCTTGATGCGGAAACAGCGTTAACTCTGATGATTCAGAACCCGATTCTAATTCGTCGTCCGTTAATGCAGGTGGGCGATCGCTATACCGTGGGGTTCAACGCCGAACAGGTGGATCAATGGATTGGCTTAAGTGCCGTTTATACTCTTAAACACGTATCTCATCAACACCTTATACAACAGGATTTAGAAACCTGTCCCCGCACTTTAAGCGAACATCATTCAGCGTCTTGTTCGCATTCCTAAACCGTCAATCATTAACAACTCATGGCAGCAATTCATTTGGACTGGCTATAGACTAATAACCAAAGATTAATAACCAATAACTCCTATGCCTGACCTCCAAACGTCCTCTGGTAGCCCCTTTCAGTCATCCCAACGATGGGCAGATTACTACAATGCTGTGGCAGGTCGTCCTCCCCGTGACACGTTAATTAAGGCGTTAGAGCAGTTTGATAGCGAACCGTTTCCCGACTCTCCTCGGTTTGCCGTCGATTTAGGGTGTGGGGATGGGCGAGACACGGTTGAGTTGTTACAGCGAGGGTGGCGTGTGTTGGGGATTGATGGAGAAGCAGAGGCGATCGCCCGTCTTCGTGATCGCCCCGATGTCGATTTAACTCATCTTGAAACACAGGTGATACGGTTTGAAGCCCTCACCCTACCTCACAGTGTGGATTTAATGAATGCCAGTTTTTGCCTGCCCTTTTGCCCACCTGAACACTTTGCAACCCTGTGGGAAACCATCGTAACGGCATTAAAACCGGGAGGACGCTTTTGTGGGCAGTTGTTTGGCGATCGCGACTCCTGGGCAACCATTCCCACGATGACGCACCACACGCGATCGCAAGTCGAAAATCTGTTGCGATCGTTTGAGGTGGAGTGGTTAAACGAAGAGGAACATCCTGGCAAGACTGCCCTCAATGAAGACAAGTACTGGCATTTATTTCACATCGTGGCACGTCGCAAATCTCCCTAAATCAGGGGTTCTGCAATTTGGCTGAGATCTGAATGCCAAGCTTCTATCAGTGACTCCCGATCAGGCTATCTTGAATTCGTTTGACTTGTTTAGGGGCATTGATTTCACGAAAAAGTTGAATCGCATTTTGAAAGTAGCGATCGCTCTCTGTTAAATTCCCCATTCTCTGGTAAGTCAATCCCAATTGATAATACGTTTCTGCTAAATCGCATTTAGCCCCGATCGCATCCAAGAGCTCGATCGCGGTGATGTGATTCGAGATAGCGTTAGCAAATTCCTGTTGTTCGCGGTACAACTCAGCTAAACAATTGGTGGCTTTTGCCTTGACTTGAGTGAAATGGTTGTCTTCTGCATAGCCAATCGTCTGTTGGCAGAGTGACGTTGATTCTACCAAATTTCCCAAATTCTTGTGGGTTAACCCCAAAAAGAGCAGACTATAACCCTTGCCCCAGGGTGTTAGTTGGTTAGCAGACACAAGCCGCTCAGCTGTTTGCACGGTTGTTAGGGCATCTTTTCCTAAACCCAAACAAGAGTCAATAAACGCCAAACAACATTGAGCATAGATCGCGTACTCCTCGCAATCTGGCGTTTCGTTGGCGACTGTCAACACAGAATTAAAGTGCGATTTGGCATCGTCCAGTTCCCACAGTTCCGTTTTGCACAACCCAATATTAAATAGAGTCGAAAGTCGGGCGCGATCGAGCTTAAAGATTTCAGAAATCTTGCTGGATTCTTGATGGCATTCTAAGGCTTTGCCAATGCTGCCCATGAGTCGATAGGTATATCCCAAAATGTTGTACAGCCGCATTTTGCGCTGATCCGAGGCAATCTTTGAGAGAATGCGGTTGATCACAGAAATGATCTTTTGTAACAACCCTAACTGATAAAAAGAAGACCCCAACGGCAACCCCTTATCCTGATTGCCGCGACCTTGAATAATCACATTACAAGCCGCTTCAAAGTCTTCAATTTCTAAATAATGATAGTAAGCTTCCAGAGCAATTAATGCATCTCTGGCATCTT
Above is a genomic segment from Oscillatoria sp. FACHB-1407 containing:
- a CDS encoding cupin, whose amino-acid sequence is MTRQTNTINQDWLVTSDGQCQPRPSSREWDLIRDRYYLHQFLSEIVDMLNSVSDPADEWDYLPQIRMRVRQLITNSYWVRSQFADPDPKTGVAILTLYDEIGYPLTVQTVITNPGVCSPIHNHGTWGVIAVLQGREEHTFWRCTGDLDSPDRIELVGLKTLCPTEIISFVPDAIHRVKAIGNEPVVAFHLYGDTQPRSRFEFNPATHTAKPF
- a CDS encoding ArsC/Spx/MgsR family protein, which produces MTTVIFYEKPGCVNNTKQKTLLLLAGHTLEIHNLLIEPWTCDRLRCFFGERPVAEWFNRTAPQIKSGEIVPEQLDAETALTLMIQNPILIRRPLMQVGDRYTVGFNAEQVDQWIGLSAVYTLKHVSHQHLIQQDLETCPRTLSEHHSASCSHS
- a CDS encoding class I SAM-dependent methyltransferase, yielding MPDLQTSSGSPFQSSQRWADYYNAVAGRPPRDTLIKALEQFDSEPFPDSPRFAVDLGCGDGRDTVELLQRGWRVLGIDGEAEAIARLRDRPDVDLTHLETQVIRFEALTLPHSVDLMNASFCLPFCPPEHFATLWETIVTALKPGGRFCGQLFGDRDSWATIPTMTHHTRSQVENLLRSFEVEWLNEEEHPGKTALNEDKYWHLFHIVARRKSP
- the nifT gene encoding putative nitrogen fixation protein NifT; amino-acid sequence: MKVMLRQNSLGHLTVYVAKKDLEEEVVKQEATEVGKIFTLANGWELEIPQLEEPLKLPQTIEARRLA